The Malus domestica chromosome 10, GDT2T_hap1 nucleotide sequence ATGTTTAAAAAGAACACACAGAATCTTTACGGACGCTACAAATTGATCGACCAACAAACAGAATCCCATAGATTACTACAATTGTATTGCTCAAGTAACTAAACCCTCTCAAGCTCAGTGTTGTGCTTGTCCAATTGGTCTTTCAGCTCCTTTTtccacccttggatcaacctTTCATGCTTCTTGATGATCTCGGTCTTTATCCTCAACTCCTCTTCCATTGCATCAATCTCCTGCAAAAATGAAAATGCACCAACATCAAGGAAACAGTGATAGGTAGTCCAAGGACAAGCTAAACAACACAGCCTTCAGATGACCTTTCTTAGTTGTTCAGCCTTCGTTGGCAGATCCTCACGTTGCAGACCGATAAAGTACAGTTGAAGCTTTTTGGCAGCTTCCATAAAGTCTCTGGCATGCCTCTCCACATCAACTGGAGCAGTAGCAAAATAAACGCCATTAGACGAAATGCAAAGGAGAAGGTAATAACATTGGTGCACGGTGTGCAAGTCAGGATCAGAGAAGACGCTTCACCTTCGTTCACTAATTTAGAGTGAGTGACAGTCATAAGGATTGACAAAatgattgaataaaaaaaactcTGCTTATGCATGTGACTACTTGCATCTCAAACATCAGGTCACGTCAACCCTGTTACAAAGGTAAGATTAAAGATCCATGGAACTTTGTAGCCAACGAAAAACATGACTTTTTCAGGTGGGTATACAAGATTTACCCCAAATCATAATGAATGGTTCTGAAACAATCCTAAACACTTGTTACAAAATATCAGATTAAAGGAACAGAATATTTCATCGACGAGAAGGATCTCATGTACAGACAGTATtcttgaacctaatttctccatcATAAGATATGCACAACAGACAGAATTGAAGCTCTCGTGGTACTCATGAGTGAATTTTATTCCGGGCAGAATTATATTATGTTATCTTCAAGTTCTATCGCTATTTAGAACTAAAGAGCAAAGGCTAACACGCAGTTATCTGAGAGTGATTTCAACTATGGTTGCTAAACAAAATGAGAGTTTTCAAATACAAAACAATTGGAAATCCTGCATCACAATTATTTGAATAAACTATCCACCCTTCTCTTCCAATCACCCAACTCCTCTGATTCAGTATAACTCAAACGCTCCTATGCCAAAGCTGAAGCAAGATACTCCAAAACCGAGTGAGCCAACCAGTTTAATACATACGATATTCTCCCCCAGGGCCAACACAAGCGTATACGATGTTATCTATTTTGGACCTAAGACATCCCCCACTGTGATCCCAATTCTAAACCGTTACACAGCTATCTTACAAGGTTCATTTTCTCCAAGTTGATCAATGTAGAaatcaacaaacaaaaattagCCGAAACGAACATGAATGCACCCAAAAAGATAACATTTCATCAACAcagcttgaaaaaaaaaaaaaaaaaacctcagaAAACATGTAGAGCTAGGTATTGGTACTAACTCTGATGAGACGGGTGTGGAGAGCGGTCAATCGCTTGAAGCTCTCTGGCAGGCAAGCATGGAAGCAAAGCCACCTCCAGCGCCATTACACACGAAACCATGTCTTCCCTCGGAGCCATTTGAGATTGCATCTGTGCATCACTTTGGTGCTGTTGATCTACCACTTGTCTCTCAGCCATgtcaaaatacaaaacaaaaaatacccAAAACCTGCATCATACCCACAAACCAAAACagcaaaagaaaggaaattgaAGCTTCGATTAGATATGTAAATAAATACTTTGAGTAAAAACCCCAggaaataaaaatcaaatgcaAAACAATTAGAGATGATTTGGTGGGAAAATAAGTACTTTGAGTAAAAGTGTGTGCCTTTTTCCAATCAATTAATCATACAACTAAGCAATAGTGAATTGAATTATATAATAGAAgaaatttagaagaaaaaaaaaatacccaaaacgCGTAATTCTCAATTTCAATTTCAGACAAATTATTCGAAATTTCTACCTGTAGACTTGGGTGAGACTGAAAGCTTCAATCAGAACTCGATTCGACGAAACAGTCCCTCGTTCAGTGTAGAAGTTGAGCCTTTCTCGTCTTCTTCCTTctatcaattttgaaaaaattggAGCAATAtccttttattttaattcaagaACAACGGTTTTTCAATCCTTAATTCAAAAGGTGTGATATCGCACATCATTTTTCACTTCTTACTCACCtttctaattttcgaccgtcggatcgaattaattgaagaagatcaacggacaaaaattaacaaaatgtgtgcgagaagtaaaaaaggatgtgtggataacacacccctaATTCAATTGCAATtatgatcattttcgtcaacaaatttcgtcaaaatgagttatgttgtaAGGATTATtgttacaattgggttaaaattgaggaattttggtccaatttgattaaaattaagGGAGTTAAGCGACCCTTGCTATAATTTTTCTCatttgatttttcatatttgccccTTAATTCAACCTTATGTGCATGGCAAGTTACTCATTTTGATGAAAGTTCTAACGGAATTAAAGAAAAAGATCATAACTGCACGTTTTAAAAGGTTAAGGGACTCTAGTAATCAATTTTTAGTTAAGAAACTATTACTCTAATTTAGTTAAAATTTAAGGACCATTGCCACAATTTTACTTTTGGGTCAAAAGCGTAATTACAGTCTAGTACTACCAGATTCAGCAAGAACAGCCCAAAAAGGAAACAGCGCAATGGCATCAAAAAGCCCATCACACCAACAGTCAAACATCAACCAATCCCTTCAAAACAATTGGTTAGACCATTTCCAACATTagcctaaaacctaaaatttttagctcataaaatttaagttttaactcataaataatttttctgctccaatttttctggcctaaaattttagccctagattattaaaaaatgaatttagactaatttttttcttaaagtaacttttttaaaataaaaaattatgtagactatcttaatttaattttatgaacattttaacctaaaaatatttagattcagacaaatattgaaaaatcactaatcGATACCATGAAACTCGTTAAATACtatgaaaaaatatgaaacaaatgaaagattttttttttaaattattttagccgttagatttaaatttggaccgttaatttttttttaccgttgaattcaatgaatttataaatataaaactaaataaaatatacatatatggtgGGTCAGCCCCACTAATCTTGGGCTAAATTCTGGGCTGGCTTccatttgagttttaggttttatgCCACATTTTAGCCTTGGGTTTGGTTGAGTTTTAAGGGGGGAACAGAAGtggaaatttgagttttaacccaAGATTGGAGAATGCCTTACATGAGGCTGTTGAGTTTGGTATTAGACCCTATAATTCGATTGTAACATGACAAGTTTGTTAAACCCTTTCTCTCAGAATGATCATTATATAAGGTGGTCAATGAGAGAAGGTGTGCACACCGACCATAGCCAAAAATCCCATTCCTTAGCTCATACTTCCTTGAAATCGAAGTGATGATGAGATCATAATTGTCCGATTCTAATTTTGACACGCATTAAAGGTAATTAATTGAAATCAGAACCGGACAACTTCATTGTCTCATCTTCACTTGAACTTCATCATTTCACTA carries:
- the LOC103430144 gene encoding mediator of RNA polymerase II transcription subunit 28-like encodes the protein MAERQVVDQQHQSDAQMQSQMAPREDMVSCVMALEVALLPCLPARELQAIDRSPHPSHQIDVERHARDFMEAAKKLQLYFIGLQREDLPTKAEQLRKEIDAMEEELRIKTEIIKKHERLIQGWKKELKDQLDKHNTELERV